One Littorina saxatilis isolate snail1 linkage group LG1, US_GU_Lsax_2.0, whole genome shotgun sequence genomic window carries:
- the LOC138964630 gene encoding low-density lipoprotein receptor-related protein 12-like yields the protein MDSIGHRMLCVAAVACLIRATGALTAVYLPTSCGADISVTSSVQLESGTGLTYTNNMDCNITFTVASPYLVLASIERFELEPQRSGTCIDYVNLHDGADVSSSTLNTDVMCGSSLTNTSYITTGQQMTLHFVTDSSAVYLGFNIIFTVASLSPCAGGQYTCNNTYCTPSSVTCDSYDQCGDNSDEDNCTSIASSSSTNWTPLIVGLTLGLLVCLLVAAFAVYRRHRLKRYKKFQHEHIDREDIPDPDPSYPVTHKYFRGIRGQHPDISSYRATEDSKEKQLQGNDEKTAET from the exons ATGGATTCAATCGGTCACAGAATGCTGTGTGTTGCCGCTGTGGCGTGTTTGATACGAGCAACAGGTGCTCTTACAGCAG TCTACCTACCCACATCGTGTGGTGCCGATATCTCAGTGACAAGCAGTGTTCAGTTAGAGAGCGGTACAGGACTGACCTACACCAACAACATGGACTGTAACATCACCTTTACTGTCGCCTCTCCATACCTCGTGTTGGCTAGCATTGAG AGATTTGAACTGGAACCCCAAAGATCGGGCACTTGCATTGATTACGTCAATCTGCACGATGGTGCTGACGTCAGCAGTAGTACGCTCAACACTGACGTCATGTGCGGCAGCTCCCTCACCAATACCTCTTACATCACTACAGGTCAACAGATGACGCTGCATTTCGTCACTGATTCATCCGCTGTGTATCTCGGCTTCAACATCATATTTACTGTAGCAAGTCTTT CCCCCTGTGCCGGTGGCCAGTACACGTGCAACAACACTTACTGCACCCCCAGCTCCGTGACCTGCGACTCTTATGACCAGTGTGGAGACAACTCGGATGAAGACAACTGTACAA GCATAGCCTCAAGCTCCAGCACTAACTGGACGCCACTGATCGTGGGACTGACTCTGGGGCTGCTGGTTTGTCTGCTGGTCGCAGCTTTCGCCGTGTACCGCCGCCACCGCCTCAAGCGCTACAAGAAGTTCCAACACGAGCACATCGACCGAGAGGACATCCCTGACCCTGACCCCAGCTATCCCGTCACGCACAAGTACTTCCGGGGCATCAGGGGACAGCACCCTGACATCAGCTCATACAGAGCGACGGAAGACTCCAAAGAGAAGCAACTGCAAGGCAATGATGAGAAAACGGCTGAAACCTAG